A genomic segment from uncultured Marinifilum sp. encodes:
- a CDS encoding ribonuclease Z has product MKFEVTILGSNSALPTTKRFPTAQVLNVLERFFLIDCGEGTQIQMKRFKVPAARINHIFISHIHGDHIFGLIGLLSSYALLGRKSDLHIYGHSKLRKLINFQLDILETKKEYKIIFHTIFGTETQTLFEDDKLTIQSFPLKHGAMPCAGFLFKEKQRPRTLIADMLAAYNVPIKNRKALKEGEDFTTEEGVVVPNKRFTKDPPAARSYAFCTDTAPYKKILPIIQNVNLLYHEATFLKADIKLARATSHSTAEQAAKIAKEANVKRLIIGHFSTRFKRLDDHLKEAKGVFPNTDLAEDGKKFSIELDR; this is encoded by the coding sequence GTGAAGTTTGAAGTAACAATTTTAGGTAGCAACTCTGCATTGCCAACCACCAAAAGATTTCCAACCGCTCAGGTGCTCAATGTACTTGAGCGGTTTTTTTTAATCGACTGCGGTGAGGGTACGCAAATTCAGATGAAGCGTTTTAAAGTTCCTGCAGCTCGTATTAATCATATTTTTATCTCTCATATTCATGGAGATCATATTTTTGGTTTAATTGGTTTGCTTTCTTCTTATGCTTTATTAGGAAGAAAATCGGACTTACATATTTATGGACATAGTAAGCTAAGGAAACTAATTAATTTTCAGTTAGATATTCTCGAAACAAAAAAGGAGTATAAGATTATATTCCATACTATTTTTGGAACAGAGACTCAAACATTGTTTGAGGACGACAAGTTAACAATTCAATCTTTTCCATTAAAACATGGAGCAATGCCATGTGCAGGGTTTTTATTTAAGGAAAAACAGCGTCCGCGTACACTAATTGCCGATATGTTAGCAGCATATAATGTTCCAATTAAAAACAGGAAAGCATTAAAAGAAGGAGAAGATTTTACTACAGAAGAAGGGGTGGTAGTTCCAAATAAAAGGTTTACTAAAGATCCACCCGCTGCAAGATCGTATGCATTTTGTACCGATACGGCTCCCTATAAAAAGATACTTCCAATTATTCAGAATGTAAATTTGCTTTATCACGAAGCTACGTTTTTAAAAGCAGATATTAAGTTAGCACGAGCAACAAGTCATTCAACAGCCGAGCAAGCGGCAAAAATTGCCAAAGAAGCTAATGTGAAAAGATTGATCATAGGTCATTTTTCTACTCGATTTAAACGATTGGATGATCATTTGAAAGAGGCTAAAGGTGTATTCCCAAATACCGATTTAGCCGAAGATGGAAAGAAATTTTCAATAGAACTTGATCGCTAA
- a CDS encoding STAS domain-containing protein, producing the protein MDFKIDKKDGYTLVQVLKDKLDTHIAPALKSELVLISGNGERNILLDLTPCTYCDSSGLSAILVANRLCKNANGTFVLYGLQPAVERLVSISQLDSVLNIAYNMDEAVSTMKAQIELNK; encoded by the coding sequence ATGGACTTCAAGATTGATAAGAAAGATGGATACACTCTAGTTCAGGTGTTGAAAGATAAATTGGATACTCATATTGCTCCTGCATTAAAATCAGAATTGGTTTTAATTTCAGGTAATGGCGAGAGAAATATTCTTTTAGATTTAACTCCCTGCACATACTGTGATTCTTCTGGTCTTAGTGCAATTCTTGTAGCCAATAGGTTGTGCAAAAATGCCAATGGAACATTTGTTCTTTACGGTTTGCAGCCTGCTGTTGAAAGATTGGTATCTATTTCACAGTTAGATTCTGTTTTAAATATTGCTTACAATATGGACGAAGCAGTTTCTACTATGAAAGCTCAAATTGAATTAAATAAGTAA
- the rpsA gene encoding 30S ribosomal protein S1 — MVEENKKVDNSAADTEFDWDAFTSEEGFSGGNRTELEAMYDKTLSTVAEKEVIDGTVISLNKREVVINIGYKSDGIVSLNEFRYNSELAVGDTVEVYVESQEDKKGQLVLSHKKARALRSWDRVNSALENDEIIKGYIKCRTKGGMIVDVFGIEAFLPGSQIDVKPIRDYDVYVGKTMEFKVVKINHEFKNVVVSHKALIEAELEQQKKEIIAKLEKGQVLEGTVKNITSYGVFIDLGGVDGLIHITDLSWGRVSHPSEIVELDQKLNVVILDFDDDKKRIALGLKQLTPHPWDALDAEMKVGDNVKGRVVVMADYGAFVEIATGVEGLIHVSEMSWSQHLRSAQDFMKVGDEVEAQILTLDREERKMSLGIKQLKTDPWEGIESKYAVNSKHTAKVRNFTNFGVFVEIEEGVDGLIHISDLSWTKKVKHPAEFTTIGAEIEVKVLEIDKDNRRLSLGHKQLEENPWDVFETIFTTDSVHEGTIVEVFEKGAVIALPYGVEGFATPRHLVKEDGAQAKVDEKLSFKVIEFSKAAKRIILSHSRTFEDVKKAEDTAKKKEAAKSTKKGVKKVKDSLEKTTLGDISELAALKSQMESGKDSEK, encoded by the coding sequence ATGGTTGAAGAAAACAAAAAAGTAGACAATTCTGCTGCTGACACAGAATTTGATTGGGATGCATTTACCAGCGAAGAAGGTTTCTCTGGTGGAAACAGAACAGAATTAGAAGCAATGTATGATAAAACTTTATCTACAGTTGCTGAAAAAGAGGTAATTGATGGTACAGTTATTTCATTGAACAAAAGAGAAGTTGTAATCAATATTGGTTACAAATCTGATGGTATCGTAAGCTTAAACGAATTTAGATATAATTCTGAATTAGCTGTAGGTGATACTGTTGAGGTTTACGTTGAAAGTCAAGAAGATAAAAAAGGACAATTAGTTCTTTCTCACAAAAAAGCTCGTGCATTACGTTCATGGGATCGTGTGAACTCAGCACTTGAAAACGACGAAATTATTAAAGGTTACATCAAATGTCGTACTAAAGGTGGTATGATCGTTGACGTATTTGGAATCGAGGCTTTCTTGCCAGGATCTCAAATTGATGTTAAGCCTATTCGTGACTACGATGTTTACGTAGGAAAAACTATGGAATTCAAGGTTGTTAAAATTAACCACGAATTCAAAAATGTTGTTGTTTCTCACAAAGCTCTTATCGAAGCAGAGCTTGAACAACAAAAGAAAGAAATTATCGCTAAGCTTGAAAAAGGTCAGGTTCTTGAAGGAACTGTTAAAAACATCACTTCTTACGGTGTGTTTATCGACTTAGGTGGTGTTGATGGTTTGATTCACATTACTGATCTTTCATGGGGTAGAGTATCTCACCCAAGCGAGATTGTAGAACTAGATCAAAAACTGAACGTTGTTATCCTTGATTTTGATGATGACAAAAAACGTATCGCTTTAGGTCTTAAACAACTTACTCCACATCCATGGGATGCTCTTGATGCAGAAATGAAAGTTGGAGATAACGTTAAAGGTAGAGTTGTAGTAATGGCCGACTATGGTGCATTCGTTGAAATCGCTACTGGAGTTGAAGGTTTAATTCACGTTTCTGAAATGTCTTGGTCTCAGCACTTGAGATCAGCACAAGATTTCATGAAAGTTGGAGATGAAGTTGAAGCTCAAATTTTAACATTGGATCGCGAAGAGAGAAAAATGTCTCTTGGTATCAAGCAATTGAAAACAGATCCTTGGGAAGGTATTGAGTCTAAGTATGCTGTTAACTCTAAGCACACGGCTAAGGTTCGCAACTTCACTAATTTTGGTGTTTTTGTTGAAATCGAAGAAGGTGTTGATGGTTTAATTCATATTTCAGATTTATCTTGGACTAAGAAAGTGAAGCATCCAGCAGAATTCACTACTATTGGTGCTGAAATTGAAGTTAAAGTTCTTGAAATTGATAAAGACAACAGAAGATTAAGTTTAGGTCACAAACAATTGGAAGAGAATCCATGGGATGTGTTCGAAACTATCTTTACAACTGATTCAGTTCACGAAGGAACTATCGTAGAAGTTTTCGAAAAAGGTGCTGTTATTGCTCTTCCTTACGGTGTTGAAGGATTTGCAACTCCACGTCACTTAGTGAAAGAAGATGGAGCTCAAGCTAAAGTAGATGAAAAATTATCATTTAAGGTAATTGAATTCTCAAAAGCTGCTAAGAGAATTATCCTTTCACACTCAAGAACTTTCGAGGATGTGAAGAAAGCTGAAGATACTGCTAAGAAAAAAGAAGCTGCTAAATCAACTAAAAAAGGTGTTAAAAAAGTGAAAGATTCATTAGAAAAGACTACCTTAGGTGATATATCAGAATTAGCCGCTTTAAAATCGCAAATGGAAAGCGGTAAAGACAGCGAAAAATAA
- a CDS encoding PhnA domain-containing protein encodes MSIEKELHARSGSICELCGASENLKAYEVAPSNKTADQNILICETCLKQIEDTDKVNVNHWRCLNDSMWSTVPAVQVMAWRMLNRLRAEGWPQDLLDMLYLDEETMAWAQATGEGEEDEDTVKHLDSNGVELQAGDNVVLIKDLKVSGAGFTAKRGTAVRRISLVHDNAEHIEGRVEGQHIVILTKYVKKM; translated from the coding sequence ATGAGTATCGAAAAAGAATTACATGCACGTAGCGGTTCAATTTGTGAACTATGTGGCGCCTCAGAAAATTTAAAAGCATACGAAGTAGCTCCATCAAACAAAACAGCAGATCAGAACATATTGATTTGTGAAACTTGCCTTAAGCAAATAGAAGATACCGATAAAGTAAACGTAAACCACTGGCGCTGTTTAAACGACAGCATGTGGAGTACTGTGCCTGCCGTTCAGGTAATGGCATGGAGAATGCTTAATCGTCTTCGTGCCGAAGGATGGCCTCAGGACTTACTTGACATGCTTTATCTTGACGAAGAAACCATGGCATGGGCTCAGGCTACTGGAGAAGGTGAAGAAGATGAAGACACAGTAAAACACCTTGACAGCAATGGTGTAGAATTACAAGCTGGCGATAATGTTGTATTAATTAAAGATCTTAAAGTTTCCGGTGCAGGATTCACCGCAAAGCGTGGTACTGCCGTTCGTCGTATTTCTTTAGTACACGATAATGCCGAACATATCGAAGGACGTGTTGAAGGACAGCACATTGTAATTCTTACAAAATATGTAAAGAAAATGTAA